From one Papio anubis isolate 15944 chromosome 12, Panubis1.0, whole genome shotgun sequence genomic stretch:
- the ATG2A gene encoding autophagy-related protein 2 homolog A isoform X1: MSRWLWPWSNCVKERVCRYLLHHYLGHFFQEHLSLDQLSLDLYKGSVALRDIHLEIWSVNEVLESMESPLELVEGFVGSIEVAVPWAALLTDHCTVRVSGLQLTLQPRRGPAPGAADSQSWASCMTTSLQLAQECLRDGLPEPSEPPQPLEGLEMFAQTIETVLRRIKVTFLDTVVRVEHSPGDGERGVAVEVRVQRLEYCDEAVRDPSQAPPVDVHQPPAFLHKLLQLAGVRLHYEELPAQEEPAEPPLQIGSCSGYMELMVKLKQNEAFPGPKLEVAGQLGSLHLLLTPRQLQHLQELLSAVSLTDREGLADKLNKSRPLGAEDLWLIEQDLNQQLQAGVVAEPLSPDPLTNPLLNLDSTDLFFSMAGLTSSVASALSELSLSDVDLASSVHSDVASRRLSAQAHPAGKMAPNPLLDTMRPDSLLKMTLGGVTLTLLQTSAPSSGPPDLATHFFTEFDATKDGPFGSRDFHHLRPRFQRACPCSHVRLTGTAVQLSWELRTGSRGRRTTSMEMRFGQLEVLECLWPRGTSEPEYTEILTFPGTLGSQASARPCAHLRHTQTLRRVPKSRPRRSVACHCHSELALDLANFQADVELGAVDRLAALLRLATVTAEPPTGLLTEPLPAMEEQTVFLLSAPRATLRLRFPIADLRPERDPWAGQSVRAEQLRLELSEPQFRSELSSGPGPPVPTRLELTCSDLHGIYEDGEKPPVPCLRVSKALDPKSTGRKYFLPQVVVTVNPESSSAQWEVAPEKGEELELSAESPCELREPEPSPFSSKRTMYETEEMVIPGDPEEMRAFQSRTLALSRCSLEVILPSVHIFLPSKEVYESIYNRINNDLLMWEPADLLPTSDPAAQPSGLPGPSGFWHDSFKMCKSAFKLANCFDLTPDSDSDDEDAHFFSVGASGGPQPPAPEAPSLHLQSTFSTLVTVLKGRITALCETKDEGGKRLEAVHGELVLDMEHGTLFSVSQYCGQPGLGYFCLEAEKATLYHRAAVDDYPLPSHLDLPSFAPPAQLAPTIYPSEEGVTERGASGRKGQGRGPHMLSTAVRIHLDPHKNVKEFLVTLRLHKATLRHYMALPEQSWHSQLLEFLDVLDDPVLGYLPPTVITILHTHLFSCAVDYRPLYLPVRVLITAETFTLSSNIIVDTSTFLLRFILDDSALYLSDKCEVETLDLRRDYVCVLDVDLLELVIKTWKGSTEGKLSQPLFELRCSNNVVHVHSCADSCALLVNLLQYVMSTGDLHPPPRPPSPTEIAGQKVQLSESPASLPSCPPVETALINQRDLTDALLDTERSLRELAQPSGGHLPQASPISVYLFPGERSGAPPPSPPVRGPAGSLGSCSEEKEDEREEEGDGDTLDSDEFCILDAPGLGIPPRDGEPVVTQLHPGPIVVRDGYFSRPIGSSDLLRAPAHFPVPSTRVVLREVSLVWHLYGGRDFGPHPGHRARAGLSGPRGSPSRCSGPNRPQNSWRTQGGSGRQHHVLMEIQFSKVSFQHEVYPAEPVTGPAAPGQELEERPLSRQVFIVQELEVRDRLASSQINKFLYLHTSERMPRRAHSNMLTIKALHVAPTTNLGGPECCLRVSLMPLRLNVDQDALFFLKDFFTSLVAGVNPVVPGETSAEARPETRAQSSSPLEGQAEGVETTGSQEAPGGRHSPSPADQQPIYFREFRFTSEVPIWLDYHGKHVTMDQVGTFAGLLIGLAQLNCSELKLKRLCCRHGLLGVDKVLGYALNEWLQDIRKNQLPGLLGGVGPMHSVVQLFQGFRDLLWLPIEQYRKDGRLMRGLQRGAASFGSSTASAALELSNRLVQAIQVSGCPASGLCRTEQLEPSAPQLPGSVLKGLLRVGSLGMTALLYRETTMEMLSDLPGASKAGLPRPTGVPVQEWECPPGLQSPLCLLLMACLVKGGGGRLCLQTKNLRPKGCPGSFRPCTSLGQRDPREAPEPVSWAVVR, translated from the exons ATGTCACGATGGCTGTGGCCATGGTCAAACTGTGTGAAAGAGCGGGTCTGCCGCTACTTGCTGCACCACTACTTAGGTCACTTCTTCCAAgagcacctcagcctggaccaGCTCAGCCTCGATCTGTACAAGGGCAGCGTTGCCCTGCGAGACATCCACCTGGAAATCTGG TCTGTGAACGAGGTGCTGGAGTCGATGGAGTCACCGCTGGAGCTGGTGGAAGGCTTCGTGGGCTCCATCGAGGTGGCCGTGCCCTGGGCTGCTCTGCTCACCGACCACTGCACAGTGCGCGTGTCCGGCCTCCAGCTCACCTTGCAGCCCCGCCGGGGTCCAG CGCCAGGGGCTGCCGACTCACAGAGCTGGGCCTCATGCATGACCACAAGCCTGCAGCTGGCCCAGGAGTGTCTGCGGGATGGGCTACCAGAGCCCTCTGAGCCACCACAGCCCCTGGAGGGGCTGGAGATGTTTGCCCAGACCATTGAGACTG TGCTTCGGAGGATCAAAGTGACCTTCCTGGACACTGTCGTGAGGGTGGAGCACTCTCCGGGTGATGGGGAACGTGGTGTGGCCGTGGAGGTCCGTGTGCAGAG ACTGGAGTACTGTGACGAGGCAGTGCGGGACCCGAGCCAGGCGCCGCCGGTGGACGTGCATCAGCCGCCTGCCTTCCTGCACAAGCTGCTGCAGCTGGCGGGGGTCCGCCTGCACTACGAGGAGCTCCCCGCACAG gaagAGCCTGCAGAGCCCCCCTTGCAGATTGGCAGCTGCTCAGGGTACATGGAGCTGATGGTGAAGTTGAAGCAAAATGAGGCCTTCCCTGGCCCCAAG TTGGAGGTAGCGGGACAGCTGGGCTCCCTGCACCTGCTTCTGACCCCGAGGCAGCTCCAGCACCTTCAGGAACTGCTCAGCGCTGTGAGCCTTACAG ACCGCGAGGGCCTGGCTGACAAGCTGAACAAGAGCCGCCCGCTAGGTGCCGAAGACCTGTGGCTGATTGAGCAGGACCTGAACCAGCAGCTGCAGGCCGGGGTGGTGGCTGAGCCCCTCAGCCCAGACCCCCTTACCAACCCCCTTCTCAACCTGGATAGCACTG ACCTCTTCTTCTCCATGGCTGGCCTCACAAGCAGTGTGGCCTCAGCCCTCTCTGAGCTGTCCCTCTCCGATGTAGACCTGGCCTCCTCTGTGCACAGTGACGTGGCCTCCCGCCGGCTCTCTGCCCAGGCCCACCCAGCTG GCAAGATGGCCCCCAATCCCCTCCTGGACACCATGCGCCCTGACTCGCTGCTGAAGATGACCTTGGGGGGTGTGACCCTGACCTTGCTTCAGACGTCTGCCCCATCTTCCGGACCACCTGACCTCGCCACGCACTTTTTCACCGAGTTTGATGCCACCAAGGATGGGCCCTTCGGTTCCCGAGACTTCCACCATCTTCGACCACGCTTCCAGAGGGCCTGTCCCTGTAGCCATGTTCG GCTAACGGGCACAGCCGTGCAGCTGTCCTGGGAGCTGCGGACAGGCAGTCGGGGTCGGCGGACAACCAGCATGGAAATGCGCTTTGGGCAGCTCGAGGTGCTGGAGTGTCTGTGGCCCCGGGGCACCTCCGAGCCTGAGTACACGGAG ATCCTGACCTTTCCTGGTACCCTGGGCTCCCAGGCCTCAGCTCGGCCCTGCGCCCATCTGCGCCACACACAGACCCTGCGCCGTGTGCCTAAG AGCCGACCCCGGCGCTCAGTTGCCTGCCATTGCCACTCAGAACTGGCCCTGGACCTGGCCAACTTCCAGGCAGACGTGGAACTGGGGGCCGTGGACCGGCTGGCTGccctactgcgcctggccactgtAACTGCCGAGCCTCCAACTGGCCTGCTG ACAGAGCCCCTGCCGGCAATGGAGGAGCAGACAGTATTTCTGCTTTCCGCACCCCGGGCTACACTGCGACTGCGCTTCCCCATTGCTGACCTGCGGCCTGAGCGGGACCCCTGGGCGGGCCAGTCTGTGCGGGCTGAGCAACTTCGGCTGGAGCTGAGTGAGCCCCAGTTCCGGTCAGAGCTTAGCAGTGGGCCTGGTCCCCCAGTCCCCACCCGCCTGGAACTCACCTGCTCCGACCTACATG GTATCTATGAAGATGGAGAGAAGCCACCTGTCCCCTGCCTGCGTGTCTCCAAAGCCCTGGACCCCAAGAGCACTGGGCGCAAGTACTTCCTGCCCCA GGTAGTGGTGACTGTGAACCCCGAGTCCAGCAGCGCACAGTGGGAGGTGGCCCcggagaagggagaggagctgGAGCTGTCAGCGGAGAGTCCATGTGAGCTGCGGGAACCTGAGCCTTCACCCTTCTCCTCTAAGAGGACCATGTATGAGACAGAGGAG ATGGTGATCCCAGGAGACCCTGAGGAGATGAGGGCGTTCCAGAGCCGGACCCTGGCACTGTCTCGCTGCAGCCTGGAAGTGATCCTGCCCAGTGTCCACATCTTTCTGCCCAGCAAGGAGGTCTACGAGAGCATCTACAACAG GATCAACAACGACCTGCTCATGTGGGAGCCCGCAGACCTGCTTCCCACCTCCGACCCCGCCGCCCAGCCCTCTGGCCTCCCCGGCCCCTCAGGCTTCTGGCATGACAGCTTTAAGATGTGCAAGTCAGCCTTCAAGTTGG CCAACTGCTTTGATCTCACCCCAGACTCAGACTCGGATGATGAGGATGCCCACTTCTTCTCAGTGGGGGCATCAGGCGGCCCACAGCCCCCTGCCCCTGAGGCCCCAAGTCTTCACTTGCAGAGCACCTTCTCTACACTGGTGACAGTGCTGAAGGGGCGGATCACAGCCCTCTGTGAGACCAAG GACGAGGGTGGCAAGCGGCTGGAGGCTGTGCACGGGGAGCTGGTGCTGGACATGGAGCATGGCACCCTCTTCAGCGTCTCCCAGTACTGTGGCCAGCCAGGACTCGGCTACTTCTGCCTGGAAGCTGAAAAGGCAACGCTCTACCACCGAG CGGCCGTGGATGACTACCCACTGCCCAGTCACCTGGACCTGCCCAGTTTCGCTCCCCCGGCTCAGCTGGCCCCGACCATCTACCCATCGGAGGAAGGGGTGACTGAGCGGGGAGCCTCAGGCCGCAAGGGCCAGGGCCGGGGCCCCCACATGTTGTCCACTGCTGTGCGCATCCACCTGGACCCCCACAAGAATGTGAAG GAGTTCCTGGTGACACTGCGGTTGCACAAAGCCACCCTGCGCCACTACATGGCCCTGCCCGAGCAGAGCTGGCATTCCCAG CTGTTGGAGTTCCTAGATGTGCTGGATGACCCTGTGCTGGGCTACCTGCCCCCGACGGTCATCACCATCCTGCACACACACCTGTTCTCGTGCGCCGTGGACTATAG GCCACTCTACCTCCCTGTGCGTGTCCTCATCACCGCGGAGACCTTCACTCTGTCCAGCAACATCATCGTGGACACCTCCACCTTCCTGCTCAG GTTCATCCTCGATGACTCCGCCTTGTACCTGTCCGACAAGTGTGAGGTGGAGACCCTGGACCTGCGGCGAG ATTATGTCTGTGTCTTGGATGTTGACCTCTTGGAACTTGTGATTAAAACCTGGAAAGGGAGCACCGAGGGCAAACTG AGCCAACCGCTATTCGAGCTGCGCTGCTCCAACAACGTGGTACACGTGCACAGCTGTGCCGACTCCTGTGCCCTGCTGGTCAACCTGCTCCAGTACGTAATGAGCACGGGTGACCTGCATCCCCCACCCCGGCCCCCCAGCCCCACGGAGATCGCCGGCCAGAAGGTACAG CTCTCGGAGAGTCCTGCCTCTCTGCCCTCGTGCCCGCCAGTGGAGACGGCCCTCATCAACCAGCGCGACCTGACCGACGCCCTCCTGGACACCGAGCGCAGCCTGCGGGAGCTGGCCCAGCCTTCAG GTGGCCACCTCCCTCAGGCGTCGCCCATCTCGGTCTACCTATTCCCAGGTGAACGGAGTGGGGCCCCGCCCCCTTCACCACCTGTCAGGGGCCCTGCTGGCAGCTTAGGGTCGTGCtcagaggagaaggaagatgaaagggaagaggagggcgATGGAGACACCCTGGATAGTGATGAGTTCTGCATCCTTGACGCTCCTGGCCTGGGCATCCCG CCACGAGACGGGGAGCCTGTGGTGACACAGCTGCATCCCGGCCCCATCGTTGTGCGGGATGGTTACTTCTCACGGCCGATTGGCAGCTCGGACTTGCTGCGGGCACCTGCCCATTTCCCCGTGCCCAGCACTCGGGTGGTGCTACGTGAGGTCTCCCTCGTCTGGCACCTATATGGGGGCCGAGACTTTGGCCCCCACCCCGGCCACAG GGCAAGAGCTGGCCTCTCGGGCCCCAGGGGCTCCCCTTCCCGCTGCTCTGGCCCCAACCGGCCCCAGAACTCATGGCGCACGCAGGGGGGCAGCGGGCGGCAGCACCATGTCCTCATGGAGATCCAGTTCAGCAAG GTAAGCTTCCAGCACGAGGTGTACCCAGCGGAGCCAGTCACAGGCCCTGCAGCCCctggccaggagctggaggagcGGCCGCTGTCCCGTCAGGTGTTCATCGTGCAGGAGCTGGAGGTCCGAGACCGGCTTGCCTCCTCCCAGATCAACAAGTTCCTGTACCTACACACGAGTGAGCGGATGCCACGACGCGCCCACTCTAACATG CTCACCATCAAAGCGCTGCATGTGGCCCCCACCACCAACCTGGGTGGGCCTGAGTGCTGTCTCCGCGTCTCGCTGATGCCCCTGCGGCTCAATGTGGACCAG GATGCCCTCTTCTTCCTCAAGGACTTCTTCACTAGCCTGGTGGCCGGCGTCAACCCTGTGGTCCCAGGGGAGACCTCCGCTGAGG CTCGCCCCGAGACTCGAGCCCAGTCCAGCAGTCCCCTGGAAGGGCAGGCCGAGGGCGTAGAGACAACTGGCTCACAGGAAGCCCCAGGCGGTAGACACAGCCCCTCCCCTGCTGACCAGCAGCCCATCTACTTCAG AGAGTTCCGCTTCACATCCGAGGTCCCCATCTGGCTGGATTACCATGGCAAGCACGTCACAATGGACCAGGTG ggCACTTTCGCTGGCCTCCTCATTGGCCTGGCCCAACTCAACTGCTCCGAGCTGAAGCTAAAGCGACTCTGTTGCAGGCACGG GCTCCTGGGTGTGGACAAGGTGCTGGGCTATGCCCTCAACGAGTGGCTGCAGGACATCCGCAAGAACCAGCTGCCCGGCCTGCTGGGAGGCGTGGGCCCCATGCACTCGGTTGTCCAGCTAT TCCAAGGGTTCCGGGACCTGCTGTGGCTGCCCATTGAGCAGTACAGGAAGGATGGCCGCCTCATGCGGGGGCTACAGCGAGGGGCTGCCTCCTTCGGCTCGTCCACGGCCTCTGCCGCCCTGGAACTCAGCAACCGGTTGGTACAGGCTATCCAGGTGAGTGGGTGCCCTGCATCTGGGCTGTGCAGGACAGAGCAGCTGGAGCCCTCTGCACCACAGCTCCCAGGTTCTGTCCTCAAAGGTCTTCTGAGAGTGGGCAGTCTGGGTATGACAGCCCTACTTTATAGAGAAACAACTATGGAGATGCTAAGTGACTTGCCTGGGGCCTCCAAGGCAGGTCTTCCGAGGCCCACAGGGGTTCCTGTGCAAGAGTGGGAGTGCCCCCCAGGCCTTCAGAGCCCACTGTGTCTCCTGCTCATGGCATGTCTTGTAAAGGGGGGTGGAGGACGGCTGTGTTTGCAGACTAAGAATCTGAGGCCCAAGGGCTGCCCTGGTTCCTTCAGGCCATGCACTTCACTAGGCCAGAGGGACCCCAGGGAAGCCCCGGAGCCAGTCTCGTGGGCAGTTGTCAGATGA